A genome region from endosymbiont of Acanthamoeba sp. UWC8 includes the following:
- a CDS encoding TIGR02281 family clan AA aspartic protease, with the protein MQHEKVEIVRSILVLMLIIASFIAAKRYKNIPLLKYSLYWVAIFVFFGLIYTFKNVAFEVKEKMAAELIPGYAVGSGGRMVVKKADNGHFYLYLNLNGKTVRFMVDTGATNVSISKNLAQEIGINTEDLKFIYTAYTANGVIRTANAIVREIGLADFKLNNFILSVSDYDETIPLLGMSFLNKFKSYEFQGDNLYLKY; encoded by the coding sequence ATGCAGCATGAGAAAGTAGAAATAGTAAGAAGTATTTTAGTTTTAATGCTAATAATAGCTTCTTTTATTGCTGCAAAAAGATATAAGAATATTCCCTTATTAAAGTATTCCCTTTATTGGGTTGCTATATTTGTATTTTTCGGGCTTATTTATACTTTTAAAAATGTAGCATTTGAAGTTAAAGAAAAAATGGCTGCTGAGCTTATACCCGGATATGCAGTCGGCAGTGGGGGGCGGATGGTAGTTAAAAAAGCTGATAACGGGCATTTTTACTTATATCTTAATTTAAACGGTAAAACAGTTAGGTTTATGGTTGATACAGGTGCAACCAACGTTTCAATTTCTAAAAACTTAGCTCAAGAAATCGGAATTAATACCGAAGACTTGAAATTTATATATACTGCTTATACGGCAAATGGAGTGATAAGAACAGCTAATGCGATAGTTAGGGAAATTGGATTAGCTGATTTTAAATTAAATAATTTTATACTAAGTGTTAGTGATTATGATGAAACTATCCCTCTGCTTGGCATGTCTTTTTTAAATAAATTCAAATCATATGAATTTCAGGGAGATAACCTTTATCTCAAATACTAA
- the greA gene encoding transcription elongation factor GreA: MSDKFPITPEGYEKLNQELTKLKSVERPAIIVAIAEARAHGDLSENAEYSAAREKQGFIEAKLADLESKLSRAEIIDIKSLSGDKVVFGATVTLVDEDTEEEMIYRIVSDIEADISKGAISFSSPVAKALLGRDKGETVEVYTPKGLKYYEILDVQFIS; this comes from the coding sequence ATGTCGGATAAGTTTCCAATTACGCCTGAAGGATATGAAAAGTTAAACCAAGAATTAACTAAGCTAAAGTCCGTTGAGCGGCCTGCCATAATTGTTGCAATTGCTGAAGCGAGAGCGCACGGTGATTTATCTGAAAATGCGGAATACAGTGCGGCAAGAGAGAAGCAGGGGTTTATTGAAGCAAAGCTTGCTGATTTGGAAAGTAAGTTATCAAGAGCGGAAATTATTGATATTAAGTCTTTAAGCGGTGATAAAGTAGTTTTCGGTGCCACCGTGACTTTAGTTGATGAAGATACCGAAGAAGAGATGATATACAGAATCGTAAGTGATATTGAAGCTGATATTTCAAAAGGAGCTATTTCATTTTCTTCGCCGGTAGCTAAAGCATTATTGGGTAGAGATAAGGGAGAAACAGTAGAGGTTTATACTCCTAAAGGATTAAAATATTATGAAATACTGGATGTTCAATTTATTTCTTAA